One window of Dermacentor albipictus isolate Rhodes 1998 colony chromosome 9, USDA_Dalb.pri_finalv2, whole genome shotgun sequence genomic DNA carries:
- the LOC135906543 gene encoding uncharacterized protein, protein MTGLAMIAAAMTAAVLSSVHCASITEGPEFAGGEQDAELETRLSASSGVLNIGERNWQDENGWGRSTHKSYDRAVEITTHTFKQVGSLSGWIIAVAVIVPLAVLIGIVVLCVCVCRVCAGQKGGTPHVYQAGPPPYPVSPGTEAGQKL, encoded by the exons ATGACAGGGCTGGCAATGATCGCGGCTGCGATGACTGCAGCGGTGCTCAGCTCCGTCCACTGCGCAAGCATCACAGAGGGCCCGGAGTTTGCCGGCGGCGAGCAAGACGCAGAGCTCGAGACGCGGCTTTCCGCCTCGAGCGGCGTCCTGAACATCGGGGAGAGAAACTGGCAGGACGAGAATGGCTGGGGGAGAAGCACGCACAAGTCGTATGACC GCGCCGTCGAGATCACCACGCACACGTTCAAGCAAGTCGGCTCGCTCTCCGGATGGATCATCGCTGTCGCCGTCATCGTTCCCCTTGCTGTGCTGATCGGAATCGTCGTGCTCTGCGTGTGCGTCTGCAGAGTCTGCGCGGGGCAAAAG GGAGGCACCCCGCACGTTTATCAGGCAGGACCACCGCCTTACCCAGTTAGCCCCGGAACGGAAGCGGGACAAAAGCTTTGA